The genomic segment GATCTTGGGCTGAGGAGCACCAGTAGAAAATCCACGAAGGGAACATTCGATCATGAGCGCTTTCCAATGCTACTATGGCCTCGCAAAGAATTGCTAGCACGGGCCACGCATATCCCGCCGACTCGAGTTTAGCTTTCGGGACTTGAGACAGTCTTGGCGGTGATACGTGTGTCGGTCGGTGATACCAGGTACTCGACGATGCATGAGTAGTTCTTGCCAACGAACTGTACATGTGTAATTCTGCAAGTTTTCCTTGCATTTCCGCAGTCGTGCTATTTTGATGCATGTGATGGTGACTCAAAAGTCTTAGCGCGCGGTGATCGCTGCCCAACAAAGAATCGGATGTCATCCTGCAGGTGCCCACAGCCCCCCACCAACGCCTGGTAGACATTTCTCCCGACCCAGACATCTGCCCTCCTTTTCTCGTACCACTTGCCTACAAATTTGCCTGCCACCTGGTCACTCGCAACCAGCGTCGCCGATATTCAGTACACATTGGAACGAGCCTGACACAACTTTGCGACAACAAAGGCGACTGCCCGCGAAGAACAATCGCAACCATGGCACCCTCCAAAACATCgtgggacgatgaagagaccGATAGCACGCCCGCGTcctcgccaccaccaccgaccgTCGCACGCCGCGGCAAGTttgatgacgaagaggaagaggacgtgCTAGAGTCATGGGATGCTGCCGAGGACAGTGAGGAAGAACGCGAAAAGGCGAAAAAGGCCGCGGAAGCAAAGGCAAAGGCCGAAGCCGCGGCCAAGGCAGAGAAGAGGTCCAAGGCGCAGCGTCTGGAGGAGCTTCGCGAGCAGAGGCGACGAGAGCGTGCAGAGgccgaggatggcgagagcagcgaggaggaggacgaggccTCGCGACGCGCACGACTACGGGCTCAGGAGATGGAGAGTGATCTCAAGAATGCCGAAGACCTgttcggtggtggaggtaGCGGCCCAGCTAAGCGCGGCACGAACAAGGCCATCACCGTCCAAGCCGACTCCGAGGACCCAACGAGCGCAATCGATCTCTCGAGCTTAAAGCTGTTCAACCCATCCTCTGCGAAGGACTTTGCCACACTCCGTGAGACTCTGGTGCCCCTTTTCAACAACATTGCGAAGAAGCCTCAATACGAGCTCTTCATGAAGGAGTTCTCCAAGCAGATTGTCAAGGAGATGAACAGCGAGCAGGTCAAGAAGGTTGCCAGTGGACTGACAGCCGTCAGCAatgagaagctgaaggaagagaaggctgctgagaagggcggcaagaagaccaaagcagcgaagaccaagacgaCGTTGAACGCAGCTAGGGACACATCACGCGCAGCGGACACGTATGCTTACGATGACGATGGACTTGATGAGTACGTATAATCCAATGCTCTGAAGTTGGGTACATCAAACTAACACAGTCTAGTGGCGACTTCATGTGAGCGCGTCTTGGAAAGGCATTACCAAACGATGCATCTGCTTCTCGAATTTTCCATGAGTCATTACTGCGATAACGTATCTGGGGATATGGCATGATTTCTACACACGGTGCATGAGTGGCGCGAGGGAAGGTTTGAGGGCTGAGAAGGAGCCGCAA from the Cercospora beticola chromosome 9, complete sequence genome contains:
- the HCR1 gene encoding Translation initiation factor 3 subunit J component, encoding MAPSKTSWDDEETDSTPASSPPPPTVARRGKFDDEEEEDVLESWDAAEDSEEEREKAKKAAEAKAKAEAAAKAEKRSKAQRLEELREQRRRERAEAEDGESSEEEDEASRRARLRAQEMESDLKNAEDLFGGGGSGPAKRGTNKAITVQADSEDPTSAIDLSSLKLFNPSSAKDFATLRETLVPLFNNIAKKPQYELFMKEFSKQIVKEMNSEQVKKVASGLTAVSNEKLKEEKAAEKGGKKTKAAKTKTTLNAARDTSRAADTYAYDDDGLDDGDFM